A single Elaeis guineensis isolate ETL-2024a chromosome 15, EG11, whole genome shotgun sequence DNA region contains:
- the LOC105058815 gene encoding LOW QUALITY PROTEIN: uncharacterized protein (The sequence of the model RefSeq protein was modified relative to this genomic sequence to represent the inferred CDS: inserted 2 bases in 2 codons) — translation MACAQHPEQEETIPTGSPRMPGTVNWGTATVVXVFAGLLYGGSKEAAASISKDAEVMLKLGSTPDKREQYRLMRDAMEKRFIRVARGSIIGGVRLGMFTAAFCGLQNLLAEKRGVHDVFNVAGAGAATXATFGLILPGSMLWRARNVLLGSVLGAGICFPLGWLHLKLVEKANEEISNCKLSSDLSEKAEMSNTRVGAAIERLEGSLQK, via the exons ATGGCATGTGCGCAACATCCAGAGCAGGAGGAGACGATCCCAACG GGAAGTCCAAGAATGCCAGGAACAGTTAATTGGGGTACAGCAACAGTCG GAGTATTCGCTGGCCTGCTATATGGAGGAAGCAAGGAGGCTGCTGCATCTATT AGCAAAGATGCAGAAGTGATGTTGAAGCTTGGGAGTACACCAGATAAGCGTGAGCAGTACAGACTAATGAGAGATGCCATGGAGAAAAGGTTCATCCGAGTTGCTCGTGGTTCAATAATTGGTGGTGTTCGCCTTGGCATGTTTACTGCTGCATTCTGTGGCTTGCAGAACCTTCTTGCTGAAAAGCGTGGTGTACATGATGTATTCAATGTTGCTGGAGCTGGTGCTGCCA CAGCAACCTTTGGTCTTATAT TGCCAGGTTCTATGTTGTGGCGTGCCAGGAACGTATTGCTTGGTTCAGTCCTTGGAGCTGGAATTTGTTTTCCTCTTG GCTGGTTACATCTGAAGCTGGTGGAGAAGGCAAATGAAGAGATTTCGAATTGTAAATTGTCATCTGATTTAAGTGAGAAGGCAGAGATGAGTAATACCCGTGTTGGCGCTGCAATAGAGAGGCTGGAGGGCAGCCTACAAAAATAA